From a single Nostoc edaphicum CCNP1411 genomic region:
- a CDS encoding endo-1,4-beta-xylanase has product MPDRRKFLTRAGYTTLSALLTMGFLQKDKQKEDQTTNEIAANYPNVNSPLRQLAAAKGKRYGAAISSEFLQTEKDYADLIARECSIVTPNGELKWNATEPQPGKFTFESADAIANFCEKHNIEMHGHTLFWHMGRPDWLPYPPTLKMIERHVKGVMGHYRKSKVLKSWDIANEIIADNENEADNATYGLRKGVKRELIRDLFLIAASVDSSKKFYLNDFGIEGATWKSDRFLKMIEYLKNSDVKIDGAGIQSHLWFSTAYGFDEKGFNSVLKRLNDLEVKPIITELDIIIDTPLPDSIKKLDQMVADSYKRYLDLCFAAKVDTVITWGITDRHTWIRHPDWMPGKTFRDNPSLWKFLRPLPFDENLQPKPARNAIAKAFSS; this is encoded by the coding sequence ATGCCTGACCGGAGAAAATTTTTAACAAGAGCGGGATATACAACCCTTTCTGCCCTATTGACTATGGGGTTTTTACAGAAGGATAAGCAAAAAGAAGACCAGACTACCAATGAAATTGCAGCAAATTATCCAAATGTAAATTCTCCTCTTCGGCAATTAGCTGCGGCCAAAGGAAAGCGTTATGGCGCAGCAATTTCTAGTGAATTTTTGCAAACAGAGAAGGATTACGCTGACCTGATTGCTCGTGAATGTTCGATTGTGACACCGAATGGTGAATTGAAATGGAACGCCACAGAACCACAGCCAGGAAAATTTACTTTTGAATCAGCAGATGCGATCGCTAATTTCTGCGAAAAGCATAATATAGAAATGCACGGGCATACCCTTTTTTGGCACATGGGAAGACCAGACTGGCTTCCTTATCCCCCTACACTGAAGATGATCGAACGCCATGTTAAAGGAGTTATGGGTCATTATCGTAAGAGCAAGGTTTTAAAGTCTTGGGATATTGCCAATGAAATTATTGCTGATAATGAAAATGAAGCCGACAATGCCACCTACGGTTTGCGTAAAGGGGTAAAACGAGAATTGATTCGAGACTTATTTTTAATTGCTGCTTCAGTTGATAGCAGCAAGAAATTTTATCTAAACGATTTTGGCATCGAAGGCGCTACATGGAAGTCAGATCGATTCTTAAAAATGATCGAATATCTGAAGAATAGTGACGTTAAAATTGATGGGGCAGGCATCCAGTCGCATCTATGGTTTTCTACTGCATACGGTTTTGATGAGAAAGGATTTAATTCCGTCTTAAAACGGCTTAATGATCTTGAGGTAAAACCAATAATTACAGAATTAGATATTATCATTGATACCCCATTGCCTGATAGTATCAAAAAACTAGACCAGATGGTAGCCGACAGTTACAAGCGATATCTTGATCTGTGCTTTGCTGCTAAAGTTGATACTGTCATTACATGGGGGATTACCGACCGTCATACCTGGATACGTCATCCTGACTGGATGCCAGGAAAAACCTTTAGAGACAATCCAAGTCTCTGGAAATTTCTGCGTCCACTCCCCTTTGATGAGAACCTGCAACCTAAACCTGCCCGCAATGCTATTGCCAAGGCTTTCAGCAGTTAA
- a CDS encoding ABC exporter membrane fusion protein has protein sequence MVQKLSKKTSNKWLVALVIAATAVTGGIVVYGISQFGLVSQAEKSEPVETTPKSQKVAALGRLEPEAEVISLFAPLALDGDRIAQILVKEGDRVKAGQMVAILDARDRLQTAVLQAQQQVRVAQAKLAQVEAGAKVGEINAQQASVERLQAQSQGDKTAQQEAIFRIEAQWEGDRIAQEATIKKLEAELKNAEAEYQRYQQLYSQGAVSNSLYDSKGLTVETAKQQVDEAKAVLNRINTTASKQLSEAKAALARTNATGSKQVSEAKATLTSIAEVRPVDVAAAQTEVENAIATLKHAQTELAGAYIKAPMTGQIIKIHTRVGEKISASGIADLAQTDQMMAVAEVYQTDIGKVKLGQQAVISSQAFASELRGTVAQIGLQVNRQNVFSNQPGENLDSRVVEVKIRLNPEDSKRVAGFTNLQVQTAIEI, from the coding sequence ATGGTTCAAAAGCTATCAAAAAAGACTTCCAATAAATGGTTAGTTGCATTAGTAATTGCCGCTACTGCTGTTACAGGTGGAATTGTTGTTTATGGGATTTCTCAATTTGGGTTAGTTAGTCAAGCTGAGAAATCTGAGCCAGTAGAAACCACGCCTAAAAGTCAAAAAGTGGCTGCATTAGGACGACTAGAACCGGAAGCAGAGGTAATTAGCTTGTTTGCACCCTTGGCATTGGATGGCGATCGCATTGCTCAAATTTTAGTCAAAGAAGGCGATCGCGTTAAAGCCGGACAGATGGTGGCAATTTTAGACGCCCGCGATCGCTTACAAACTGCTGTACTACAAGCCCAACAACAAGTTAGAGTTGCTCAAGCTAAACTCGCTCAAGTTGAAGCTGGAGCAAAAGTAGGAGAAATTAACGCCCAGCAGGCAAGTGTTGAACGCCTCCAGGCTCAATCCCAAGGAGACAAAACAGCGCAACAGGAAGCGATATTTCGCATAGAGGCACAGTGGGAAGGAGACAGAATCGCGCAAGAGGCAACCATTAAGAAGCTAGAGGCAGAACTCAAAAATGCCGAAGCCGAATATCAACGTTATCAGCAGCTATATTCTCAAGGTGCAGTTTCTAATTCTTTATATGACAGCAAAGGCTTAACTGTAGAAACCGCCAAACAGCAAGTAGACGAAGCCAAAGCAGTTCTCAACCGCATTAATACCACTGCTAGCAAACAATTATCTGAAGCAAAAGCAGCACTCGCCCGTACTAACGCCACTGGTAGCAAGCAAGTTAGTGAAGCCAAAGCCACGCTCACCAGTATTGCAGAAGTCCGACCTGTAGATGTAGCCGCAGCCCAGACAGAAGTTGAAAATGCGATCGCTACACTCAAACACGCCCAAACCGAGTTGGCTGGTGCTTACATCAAAGCACCGATGACAGGACAGATCATCAAAATTCACACGCGAGTTGGAGAAAAAATTAGTGCTTCTGGTATTGCAGACTTAGCGCAAACAGACCAGATGATGGCAGTAGCAGAAGTTTATCAAACCGATATCGGTAAAGTGAAATTAGGACAACAAGCAGTGATTAGCAGTCAGGCATTTGCCAGTGAACTGCGAGGAACCGTTGCCCAAATTGGCTTGCAGGTGAATAGACAAAACGTTTTTAGCAACCAGCCAGGGGAAAATCTTGATAGCCGAGTAGTTGAGGTGAAAATTCGCCTCAATCCTGAAGACAGCAAGCGAGTTGCAGGTTTCACTAACTTACAGGTACAAACAGCGATTGAAATATAG
- a CDS encoding DUF2834 domain-containing protein gives MIKVIYLLLCILGFVLPYSQFVPFVLEHGLDIKLFFEQLFANKISGFFGMDVIVSSLVLWTFVFWEGTRLKMQNLWVYIACNLLVGVSLGLPLFLLMRQRQLEQQTETLSY, from the coding sequence ATGATTAAAGTCATATACCTTTTGCTTTGTATACTTGGCTTCGTTCTACCTTACTCTCAATTTGTTCCATTTGTCTTAGAGCATGGTCTTGATATAAAGCTGTTTTTTGAACAACTCTTTGCCAACAAAATTTCTGGCTTTTTTGGTATGGATGTTATTGTTTCATCGCTAGTTTTATGGACATTTGTATTTTGGGAGGGAACACGTCTGAAAATGCAAAATCTCTGGGTTTACATTGCCTGTAATCTTTTGGTTGGTGTGTCTTTAGGTCTTCCCTTATTTTTGTTAATGCGACAGCGCCAGCTTGAACAGCAAACTGAAACACTGAGTTATTAA
- the devC gene encoding ABC transporter permease DevC — translation MFSKLFRKTPLAWRQLMKEKTRLAVAVAGITFADMLMFIQLGFESALFDAAVKPHRNLQADLILINPQFQTLFSVKNFSRERLYQALGYEGVQSVNSVYISTGQWRNPETRLERAILVWGVDPVQPAFKSPEINQNQDNLKQLYQVLFDQAGRPEYGAVADIFKKTGKFDTELNSKAVFVKGLFTDGASFAADGNVITSDSTFLQLFPQRKPDRIEVGLITLKTDADVEKVRSQLVNGLPKDVRVLTPEEFAKVERTYWEEGTGIGFIFGLGTGVGFIVGIVIVYQILYSDVSDHLPEYATLKAMGYTDNYLLGVLIQEALLLAVLGFLPGFFLSFGLYQVTYAATMLPIFMKMERAIQVWILTVIMCSVSGAIAMRKLRSADPADVF, via the coding sequence ATGTTTTCTAAACTATTTCGCAAAACGCCGTTAGCATGGCGGCAGTTAATGAAAGAAAAAACCCGTTTGGCTGTTGCAGTCGCAGGTATTACTTTTGCCGATATGCTGATGTTTATCCAATTGGGATTTGAAAGTGCGCTTTTTGATGCTGCTGTGAAACCTCATCGCAATTTACAGGCAGATTTGATTTTAATTAATCCCCAATTTCAAACTTTATTTTCGGTAAAAAACTTTTCTAGAGAACGACTGTATCAAGCATTAGGTTATGAAGGTGTTCAGTCAGTTAATTCTGTCTATATCAGCACCGGACAGTGGCGAAATCCTGAAACACGTCTTGAGCGTGCCATTTTGGTTTGGGGTGTTGATCCGGTACAACCCGCATTCAAATCGCCCGAAATTAACCAAAATCAGGATAACCTGAAACAGTTATATCAAGTTCTATTTGACCAAGCAGGTCGTCCAGAATACGGGGCGGTTGCCGATATCTTTAAGAAAACAGGCAAATTTGACACAGAACTGAATAGCAAAGCCGTCTTTGTTAAAGGCTTGTTTACTGATGGTGCTTCCTTTGCTGCCGATGGTAATGTGATCACCAGTGACTCTACCTTTCTCCAGCTATTTCCACAGCGTAAACCCGATCGCATCGAAGTTGGGTTAATCACACTTAAAACAGATGCCGATGTAGAAAAAGTGCGATCGCAACTTGTTAACGGATTACCTAAAGATGTCAGAGTTCTGACTCCAGAGGAATTTGCCAAAGTGGAGAGAACTTACTGGGAAGAAGGTACTGGCATTGGTTTCATTTTCGGTTTAGGGACTGGAGTTGGCTTTATTGTTGGCATCGTGATTGTCTACCAAATCCTTTACTCTGATGTTTCTGACCACTTGCCAGAATACGCCACCCTGAAAGCAATGGGATATACCGATAACTATCTCTTGGGAGTTTTAATTCAAGAAGCATTGTTATTAGCTGTTTTAGGTTTTCTGCCTGGATTCTTCCTTTCTTTTGGGTTGTATCAAGTCACCTACGCTGCGACAATGCTTCCTATTTTTATGAAAATGGAACGGGCGATACAGGTTTGGATTTTGACCGTGATCATGTGTAGCGTTTCTGGTGCGATCGCAATGCGGAAATTACGATCTGCTGACCCTGCCGATGTTTTTTAG
- a CDS encoding TetR/AcrR family transcriptional regulator, with protein MPKIVDHEQYRKELLDKCFDLFAQKGYGSITMRQIAEGLGVSTGTLYHYFPSKQALFEQLAQEICEQDLSAALAELEGAQTLQEGMEALGRYLVKNEDYFIKWTYIWIDFCQHQDSKEMLSNSVFKRTNQRYQQAACDFVGIQDPVLASFVLSFVNGLILEKLWGDETIDFMEQCALLGKMLTAYLPQHKSGIRSYI; from the coding sequence ATGCCTAAGATTGTTGACCATGAGCAATACCGTAAAGAACTGCTCGACAAGTGCTTTGATTTATTTGCCCAAAAAGGCTATGGTTCCATTACTATGCGCCAAATTGCCGAAGGATTAGGGGTTTCTACTGGTACGTTGTACCACTATTTTCCTAGCAAACAAGCTTTATTTGAGCAATTGGCCCAAGAAATATGTGAGCAAGATTTAAGTGCAGCATTGGCTGAATTGGAAGGAGCGCAAACCCTACAAGAGGGGATGGAAGCACTAGGAAGATATCTAGTAAAAAATGAAGATTACTTTATTAAGTGGACTTATATATGGATTGATTTTTGTCAACATCAAGACTCTAAAGAAATGTTGAGTAATAGTGTTTTTAAGCGGACTAATCAGCGTTATCAGCAGGCAGCCTGTGATTTTGTAGGTATTCAAGATCCGGTATTAGCTTCCTTCGTCTTGAGTTTTGTAAATGGTTTAATTCTGGAGAAATTATGGGGTGATGAAACAATTGATTTTATGGAACAATGTGCGCTATTAGGCAAAATGCTCACGGCATATTTGCCGCAACATAAGTCAGGAATTAGGAGTTATATTTAA
- a CDS encoding DevA family ABC transporter ATP-binding protein has product MLQKSLPVNSDSTLSTLESVISVSNLNHYFGEGGLRKQVLFDINLEINAGEIVIMTGPSGSGKTTLLTLMGGLRSAQEGSLKILGEEICGAKKQQLTKLRRQIGYIFQAHNLMTFLTARENVRMSLELHDDFLNQDINAKAIAILETVGLADRVNYYPEKLSGGQKQRVAIARALVSHPKIVLADEPTAALDKKSGRDVVEIMQKLAKEQGCTILLVTHDNRILDIADRIIYMEDGQLKTDSTESTLQASNTNS; this is encoded by the coding sequence ATGTTGCAAAAATCTTTGCCAGTAAATTCCGATTCAACGCTTTCTACTTTAGAATCTGTAATTTCTGTTAGTAACCTCAACCATTACTTTGGTGAAGGTGGGCTTCGTAAACAAGTATTATTTGACATTAATTTAGAGATTAACGCTGGGGAAATCGTGATCATGACTGGCCCCTCTGGATCGGGTAAAACCACCTTGTTGACTTTAATGGGTGGATTGCGTTCTGCCCAAGAAGGTAGCCTTAAAATCTTAGGAGAGGAAATTTGTGGTGCGAAAAAGCAGCAGTTAACTAAGCTGCGTCGCCAGATTGGCTATATTTTCCAGGCGCATAATTTGATGACTTTTTTGACAGCAAGAGAAAATGTGCGGATGTCCTTAGAGTTGCATGACGATTTTCTCAATCAGGATATCAACGCCAAAGCGATCGCTATTTTGGAAACTGTCGGGTTAGCTGATCGTGTAAATTATTACCCAGAGAAACTATCTGGAGGGCAAAAACAACGGGTTGCGATCGCTCGTGCTTTGGTTAGCCATCCTAAAATTGTTTTAGCAGATGAACCCACTGCTGCACTTGACAAAAAATCTGGGCGCGATGTCGTGGAAATAATGCAGAAGCTAGCTAAAGAACAAGGTTGTACGATTTTGCTAGTTACCCACGATAACCGCATCCTTGATATTGCCGATCGCATCATTTATATGGAAGATGGTCAGTTGAAGACTGATAGCACAGAATCTACACTACAAGCAAGTAATACCAATTCGTAG
- a CDS encoding WecB/TagA/CpsF family glycosyltransferase, protein MKNRFSYKLLGAKVDALSMLDLNLLIQESIDKNKKWIIANHNLHSLYLFHNDPEMQAFYAKAEYTHIDGMPLVLIGKLLGFPIKREQRVTYADWVWSLMAEAANKGWRIFYLGSKPGVAEKGVSILCQKFPGLQIACAHGYIDMDKDSQENLATLAAINAYKPHVLMVGMGMPRQEHWISENLEHIHTNTILTSGACMDYVAGVVPTPPRWMGRLGLEWLYRLLSEPKRLWRRYLLEPWFVGTLFLREIWSISSQQKKNKMLLFLSTRFHKFIA, encoded by the coding sequence ATGAAAAATCGATTCTCTTATAAACTTCTGGGTGCTAAAGTAGATGCACTCTCTATGCTCGACTTAAATTTATTGATTCAAGAATCTATTGATAAGAACAAGAAATGGATTATTGCTAATCACAACTTGCATAGTCTTTATCTCTTCCATAATGATCCAGAAATGCAAGCTTTTTATGCCAAGGCAGAATATACCCATATTGATGGTATGCCTTTAGTGTTAATTGGAAAGCTGTTGGGTTTTCCAATTAAACGAGAACAAAGAGTAACCTATGCTGACTGGGTATGGTCTCTGATGGCGGAAGCTGCTAATAAAGGCTGGCGTATATTCTATTTAGGTTCAAAGCCAGGAGTTGCTGAAAAAGGAGTAAGTATTTTGTGCCAGAAATTTCCTGGTTTACAGATTGCTTGCGCTCATGGTTACATTGATATGGATAAAGATAGTCAAGAAAATCTCGCTACTCTGGCTGCAATTAATGCTTACAAACCCCATGTATTAATGGTAGGGATGGGTATGCCACGCCAAGAGCATTGGATTTCTGAAAATCTTGAACATATTCATACCAACACTATTTTGACTAGTGGAGCCTGCATGGACTATGTAGCAGGAGTAGTACCTACTCCTCCACGCTGGATGGGAAGATTGGGATTGGAATGGTTGTATCGTTTGTTGTCTGAACCTAAAAGACTTTGGAGACGTTACTTACTTGAGCCTTGGTTTGTTGGCACATTATTTTTACGAGAAATTTGGAGTATCTCAAGTCAACAAAAAAAAAATAAAATGCTGCTATTTCTAAGTACAAGATTTCACAAGTTTATCGCGTGA
- a CDS encoding glycosyltransferase family 4 protein gives MGKRLLIVSTLDSSQPFGAFTRPFYLGQYLTEYFDVFQLGLDCSSVNYAPSFSIASRSLKSYIKAIEKCIDEFCPDIVYAQETLPGLAALISLKLRKYSSSSLVFDFHTFSPYEYWMRLFSVANPFKEFAQCIKTYIAQGTLIFSGSPIIAAGESIPRLISQWYGKTPQQIYCIGNGVTEDLLNTEDFPDKDPYQAFRPAKIVVLIAPKTFQFPTNDMSVSMAIEVAKSLESHENKLHFIVIGRDSSDISEPIPSNISFLGFLPRREDFVDHLKYADIALLPFSKQAVAGGARNKALDYFASKKLVVSTPEGLRGLEEFRNLEHLLVTGYSSEEVASTVLDAASNIDKYQSLVDTAYTLITEKYSWNARAQNIAEILMRVSPS, from the coding sequence ATGGGTAAACGCTTACTAATTGTCTCAACACTCGATTCTAGTCAACCATTTGGTGCATTTACTAGACCTTTTTATCTAGGACAATATCTGACGGAATATTTTGATGTTTTTCAGCTAGGTTTAGATTGTTCATCTGTTAATTATGCACCTTCTTTTTCGATTGCTTCAAGAAGCTTAAAGTCATACATTAAAGCTATAGAAAAGTGTATCGACGAGTTCTGTCCAGATATTGTGTATGCTCAAGAAACACTACCTGGATTGGCTGCTTTAATTTCACTAAAGCTTAGAAAATACAGTAGTTCCTCTCTTGTATTTGATTTTCATACATTCTCGCCATACGAATACTGGATGCGCTTGTTTTCAGTTGCTAATCCCTTCAAAGAGTTTGCACAATGTATTAAAACATATATTGCTCAGGGGACTTTGATATTCTCTGGCAGTCCAATTATTGCAGCAGGTGAATCCATTCCTAGACTAATTTCCCAATGGTATGGTAAAACTCCACAGCAAATTTATTGCATCGGAAATGGAGTGACTGAAGACTTACTAAATACTGAAGATTTTCCCGATAAAGATCCCTATCAAGCATTCAGACCAGCTAAAATAGTGGTTCTTATTGCTCCCAAAACATTTCAATTTCCAACTAATGATATGTCTGTATCAATGGCTATTGAGGTTGCTAAATCCCTTGAAAGCCATGAAAATAAATTACATTTTATTGTCATTGGTAGGGATAGTAGTGATATTTCAGAACCAATACCCTCTAATATCTCTTTTTTAGGATTTTTACCTAGGAGAGAAGATTTTGTTGACCATCTTAAATATGCAGATATCGCTTTGCTGCCATTTTCAAAACAAGCCGTAGCAGGAGGTGCTCGCAATAAAGCATTAGATTATTTTGCTAGTAAAAAGTTAGTTGTATCAACACCAGAAGGCTTGCGAGGGTTAGAAGAATTTCGCAACTTAGAACATCTGTTAGTAACAGGATACTCTAGCGAAGAAGTTGCTAGCACAGTGCTGGATGCTGCTTCAAATATTGATAAATATCAATCACTTGTAGATACAGCTTATACGTTAATTACAGAAAAATATTCCTGGAATGCAAGAGCGCAAAATATCGCGGAAATACTCATGAGAGTCAGTCCTTCTTAG